One window of the Salvia splendens isolate huo1 chromosome 1, SspV2, whole genome shotgun sequence genome contains the following:
- the LOC121763439 gene encoding uncharacterized protein LOC121763439, which translates to MSGPSHQEEGESSGADQAKGREKGKTKVGGGSSGENQEAEAEKVKPYPYRRMVTRKRDATINVASMFKDVEVKVLLLTALKMPPISKFIKDYMAGKVKEEGRLIIEEKVSAVIHRNDLPSKKTDPGMFTLPISIGDIQVEHAMSDLGASINLADRSCIHPEGILEDVIVKVNNFLYLADFLIIKMTEPAARESSGVLLGRPFLSTASTIIDVRNGTISLDFNGEQFKFNINEAMKRPANSENVYSVDMTEPLVQGYLEEEFLQRQFTDSAADEEVAQWYETMRVGEMDDQAIAKAMMDFCERPRPAGS; encoded by the exons ATGTCTGGACCAAGCCATCAAGAAGAAGGAGAGTCTAGTGGAGCGGATCAAGCGAAAGGGAGAGAAAAAGGCAAAACGAAAGTGGGAGGTGGATCCTCTGGAGAAAATCAAGAAGCAGAAGCTGAGAAGGTCAAGCCATACCCATACCGCAGAATGGTGACCAGGAAGAGAGACGCCACGATCAACGTGGCGAGTATGTTCAAAGATGTGGAAGTCAAGGTGCTGCTTTTGACGGCGTTAAAGATGCCCCCGATCAGTAAATTCATCAAGGACTACATGGCGGGAAAAGTCAAAGAGGAAGGGAGATTAATTATAGAGGAGAAGGTCTCTGCCGTGATCCATCGGAACGACCTTCCCTCAAAGAAGACTGATCCGGGAATGTTCACGCTCCCGATTTCAATCGGAGATATTCAAGTGGAGCACGCCATGAGCGATTTGGGGGCGTCTATCAAT TTGGCTGACAGATCGTGTATTCACCCAGAGGGAATTCTAGAAGACGTGATCGTGAAGGTGAATAACTTTCTGTACCTAGCCGATTTTTTAATCATCAAGATGACAGAGCCAGCAGCAAGGGAGTCGAGTGGAGTCCTACTGGGAAGGCCGTTCCTGTCCACAGCCAGCACAATAATTGACGTCCGTAATGGGACGATCAGCTTGGATTTCAATGGAGAGCAGTTCAAGTTCAACATTAATGAAGCTATGAAGAGACCCGCAAATAGTGAGAACGTGTACTCAGTAGATATGACTGAGCCACTAGTGCAGGGGTATTTGGAGGAAGAATTCCTACAGAGGCAGTTCACTGACTCCGCTGCAGATGAAGAAGTCGCACAGTGGTATGAAACCATGAGAGTCGgtgaaatggatgatcaagccatcgcgaAAGCGATGATGGATTTCTGCGAGCGCCCGCGACCAGCTGGGTCCTAG